The following are encoded together in the Anopheles nili chromosome 3, idAnoNiliSN_F5_01, whole genome shotgun sequence genome:
- the LOC128725588 gene encoding uncharacterized protein LOC128725588 translates to MGIRKCIVPECPSTTARSEDRGVTFHKIPYQEETKRAWITACHLPDGYNASKMSNVCSRHFRKADFQEFKGKKYVLKTGIVPTIFPWTNGKGSEKSDNDQQAMEGAKETVEDSPMEAKIDKGKNEDVPHEVGDKDDDINRKDDVKKVKTETPTGRNKNKSKITPKRASSARKSALTLAKKARVDPSPTPKKQTVKKGASVVVEPPSPAVCASQAADNVESAPEKVIDFTPGGKIEAQDFSGTWHAAKLIEVDTEEREVLVQFDKTEKIKSSTLEEWIPMDSVRLRPISSASFTAGEKVFARWNDSRKFKATIKSVLENDMYEVIFDDGFAKICKATHISRGKRPEDAIVKGVPADLSPEKEPIKVNESSMVIKTEPVEQAEGASEMQVAINSINQLRIPQLVKLSELPEVPTDGEWCCHWMNDYPVGESSEVDLPGGRVYTVIVPDWRLPEGWTKHVYQRFTTYGKMDVVLVNPAGKVIRSKHEMKQYLADGGEAYDLNMFDFGLHRKRAKELGFCQYTQEYKDSFLPKPAAEPMLLNTEVNIGSVKVKIIDNLYQCPEADCLKTFRKENHLQIHIKHYHKELAKGLGEILNMQDLAALRTPLDLLETPRSTGRKSNVSTTPKASSNVMKEEKKDEVLVKSELAAFPPTPEEGKPIKEERLKSPGLVKQELEKHPISHGTVEAVAVPEETSVKKDQQEEDESATVASPSSSTSKPKAQSRVAKIKLFSKRKQLDEAKKIRHGLVTKKKAGVTSTKRMKRGKMGRRSAANRSAPVLRGADSSMTYSPFAGFGGGLQNETTIGGAYYDDFINTSVGGSTSGLVDENGEVIKIVRMRKEEIINCLCKVTEEDGLMVQCEVCLCWQHAFCQNIRNSSEVPETYVCSICRYPYRGRASKRYVHDQDWLYEGKLPVAKYHSTNSRHAQRFDILKNAHTLTGNLLELKRFMHSLQVKINIAEKKDHPKMYLWSKKWEKSPPRSEGVEKLPSESAIQQQMPQVPVPEAPIDPAECQAILLDHIQKQQNDAMGRLQAIEAQIIGLEAYDEKADLLESPMAKNYPKTKQTIQMLLNDLLRMKKIAEIHSDFNSLVPESSRVAQQ, encoded by the exons ATGGGTATCCGTAAGTGCATCGTACCAGAGTGCCCGTCGACGACGGCTCGCTCCGAAGACCGCGGCGTCACATTCCACAAGATACCGTACCAGGAGGAAACGAAGCGTGCCTGGATCACGGCCTGCCATCTGCCGGATGGGTACAACGCGTCCAAAATGTCGAACGTATGTAGTCGACACTTTCGGAAGGCCGATTTTCAGGAGTTCAAAGGTAAAAAGTACGTGCTGAAAACAGGCATAGTTCCAACGATTTTCCCCTGGACCAACGGTAAGGGGTCGGAGAAGAGCGACAATGACCAACAAGCGATGGAGGGCGCCAAGGAGACGGTTGAAGATTCGCCTATGGAAGCCAAAATCGACAAAGGAAAAAATGAGGATGTGCCGCATGAAGTCGGCGACAAGGATGACGACATCAACCGGAAAGATGACGTAAAGAAGgtaaaaaccgaaacaccgactggtcgaaacaaaaacaaatcgaaaataacaccaaagcGTGCGAGCAGCGCTAGAAAGAGCGCTTTGACATTGGCGAAAAAGGCTCGCGTAGATCCTTCGCCAACTCCGAAGAAACAAACGGTAAAGAAGGGCGCTTCCGTCGTCGTTGAGCCTCCGTCACCGGCTGTCTGCGCGTCACAAGCCGCCGACAACGTCGAAAGTGCTCCGGAAAAGGTAATAGATTTCACACCGGGCGGCAAAATTGAGGCCCAGGACTTCAGTGGCACCTGGCACGCGGCAAAGTTAATCGAGGTCGACACAGAGGAACGTGAAGTGCTGGTGCAGTTTGACAAGACGGAGAAGATAAAATCTTCCACGCTCGAAGAATGGATCCCGATGGACAGCGTCCGATTGCGACCGATTTCGAGCGCAAGTTTCACAGCCGGCGAGAAGGTGTTTGCTCGGTGGAACGACTCGCGCAAGTTTAAGGCCACCATCAAGAGCGTGCTGGAGAACGATATGTACGAGGTGATCTTCGACGATGGGTTTGCGAAGATCTGTAAAGCAACGCACATCAGTCGGGGTAAGCGTCCGGAAGATGCTATAGTTAAGGGGGTTCCGGCAGACTTGTCCCCCGAAAAGGAGCCGATCAAGGTGAATGAATCGAGCATGGTCATAAAGACGGAACCGGTGGAGCAAGCGGAGGGTGCGAGTGAAATGCAGGTCGCAATAAATTCGATCAATCAGCTGCGCATTCCGCAGTTAGTGAAGTTAAGCGAACTGCCAGAGGTTCCAACGGATGGCGAGTGGTGTTGCCATTGGATGAACGATTACCCTGTCGGGGAGTCATCGGAAGTGGATCTTCCCGGCGGTAGAGTGTACACTGTGATCGTGCCCGATTGGCGCCTACCGGAAGGCTGGACTAAACACGTGTACCAACGCTTCACGACATACGGGAAGATGGACGTGGTGCTGGTGAATCCCGCCGGAAAAGTTATACGTTCGAAGCACGAGATGAAGCAGTACCTGGCGGACGGTGGCGAGGCGTACGACCTGAACATGTTTGATTTCGGGTTACATCGTAAGCGCGCCAAAGAGCTGGGATTCTGCCAATACACACAGGAGTACAAAGACAGCTTCCTGCCGAAACCGGCCGCCGAACCGATGCTGCTCAACACCGAGGTGAACATCGGCTCAGTAAAGGTGAAAATTATCGATAACCTATACCAGTGCCCGGAGGCGGACTGTTTGAAGACGTTCCGTAAAGAGAACCACCTGCAGATTCATATCAAGCACTACCACAAAGAGTTGGCCAAAGGCTTGGGGGAGATACTGAACATGCAGGATCTGGCCGCATTGCGAACTCCACTGGATCTTCTCGAAACACCAAGATCGACCGGACGCAAATCAAACGTCTCGACGACACCTAAAGCCTCGTCCAACGTGatgaaagaagagaaaaaagacgaGGTACTTGTAAAGTCAGAACTCGCCGCGTTTCCGCCGACTCCGGAGGAAGGCAAACCCATCAAAGAGGAACGGTTGAAATCACCCGGGTTGGTCAAGCAGGAActggaaaaacaccccataTCGCATGGAACTGTGGAAGCCGTCGCTGTGCCCGAGGAGACATCAGTTAAGAAAGACCAACAGGAAGAAGACGAATCCGCCACAGTAGCATCGCCGAGCAGCAGTACTAGCAAGCCCAAAGCGCAAAGTAGggtggcgaaaataaaactgtttTCGAAGAGAAAACAATTGGACGAGGCAAAGAAAATTCGCCACGGGTTGgtaacgaaaaagaaagcaggaGTCACCTCGACCAAAAGGATGAAGCGAGGGAAAATGGGGCGACGATCGGCGGCCAATCGGTCGGCGCCGGTACTGCGAGGAGCCGATTCCAGTATGACTTACTCCCCGTTCGCGGGTTTTGGTGGCGGATTGCAGAACGAGACAACTATCGGAGGGGCGTACTATGACGACTTCATCAACACGAGTGTCGGTGGGTCGACTTCCGGACTTGTGGATGAAAACGGTGAGGTGATCAAGATCGTCCGTATGCGCAAGGAGGAGATCATAAACTGTCTATGCAAGGTGACGGAGGAAGACGGGCTCATGGTCCAATGCGAGGTGTGCCTTTGCTGGCAACACGCATTTTGTCAGAACATCCGCAACAGCAGCGAGGTACCGGAAACGTATGTGTGCAGTATCTGCCGCTATCCGTACCGTGGACGAGCGTCGAAGCGGTACGTGCACGATCAGGACTGGCTTTATGAGGGCAAGTTGCCAGTGGCCAAGTACCACTCGACAAACTCGCGCCATGCCCAGCGCTTCGACATCCTCAAGAACGCTCACACGCTGACGGGCAATCTGCTGGAGTTGAAGCGCTTTATGCATAGCCTGCAGGTGAAGATCAACATCGCGGAGAAGAAGGATCACCCAAAGATGTACCTGTGGTCGAAAAAGTGGGAAAAGAGCCCGCCACGGAGCGAAGGCGTCGAAAAGCTGCCGAGTGAATCGGCGATCCAGCAACAGATGCCGCAggtgccggtgccggaggCGCCCATCGATCCGGCAGAGTGCCAGGCCATCCTGCTTGATCACATTCAGAAGCAACAGAATGATGCGATGGGTCGGCTGCAGGCGATAGAGGCGCAGATAATAG GATTGGAGGCGTATGACGAAAAGGCAGACTTGCTGGAATCTCCTATGGCGAAGAACTaccccaaaacaaaacaaaccatccaAATGTTGTTGAACGATCTGTTgcggatgaaaaaaattgccGAGATTCATTCGGATTTCAACAGTCTGGTACCGGAATCGTCACGTGTGGCGCAACAGTGA